The Triticum dicoccoides isolate Atlit2015 ecotype Zavitan chromosome 6A, WEW_v2.0, whole genome shotgun sequence genome has a window encoding:
- the LOC119315400 gene encoding uncharacterized protein LOC119315400 isoform X2, protein MAAPVVGLFPVLRRQKAGLRAASPRSGAAPAPRWVLRRATAAPGMASPRGRAVPATRLALFRRRTSSASPSMRGHATSRFDKYPRHGDEWIRKVGEYISLTFNAEDFTLRCLNQGVSGYRSLNPSCKLEVLNCLCDEALSSEKLRTCIDNKDRKCVATQEIKAATRKQKELKRRYDDMTKTIEGGDTANNEEANDILYQIKEAEEIKKAARNELEMLKRVHRTTPVMEDKGVKYWKLADYCNYNISIMRQEFDEENRTKNKDMWFMFTEDEHKVVEDHVTTSQLSKGFPWQYISHVHEKAVASQHSPSPVFHLRMLQ, encoded by the exons ATGGCAGCTCCGGTCGTGGGATTGTTCCCCGTCCTCCGCCGGCAAAAGGCTGGTCTACGAGCGGCGTCCCCTCGGAGCGGAGCGGCGCCGGCTCCGAGGTGGGTGCTGAGGAGAGCGACGGCGGCGCCTGGGATGGCGTCGCCCCGGGGACGAGCGGTGCCGGCGACGAGGTTGGCGCTGTTCCGGAGGCGAACATCCTCAGCGTCCCCGTCGATGCGTGGACATGCCACCAG CCGTTTTGATAAGTATCCAAGACATGGAGATGAATGGATAAGGAAAGTAGGCGAGTACATCTCTTTGACATTCAATGCAGAAGATTTCACCCTTCGCTGCTTAAATCAGGGTGTATCAGGATATAGAAGTCTGAACCCTTCTTGTAAGCTGGAGGTTCTGAATTGTCTGTGTGATGAGGCATTGTCTTCTGA AAAGTTGAGGACCTGCATTGACAATAAAGATAGAAAATGTGTGGCCACACAAGAAATCAAAGCTGCAACCAGAAAG CAAAAGGAGCTAAAAAGAAGATACGATGACATGACTAAAACCATCGAAGGAGGAGATACTGCTaacaatgaggaagctaatgatatcctTTATCAAATAAAGgaagcagaagaaatcaagaaggcaGCCCGGAATG AATTAGAGATGCTGAAACGTGTTCATAGGACCACTCCTGTTATGGAAGACAAAGGAGTAAAATACTGGAAGCTGGCTGACTATTGTAATTACAATATAAGCATAATGCGTCAAG AATTCGATGAAGAAAATAGAACGAAGAACAAAGACATGTGGTTCATGTTCACTGAAGACGAACATAAAGTAGTTGAAGATCATGTAACTACAAG TCAGCTGTCAAAAGGCTTTCCTTGGCAATACATTTCACATGTTCATGAAAAAGCAGTAGCTAGCCAGCATTCACCATCACCAGTATTTCATCTGCGGATGCTTCAATGA
- the LOC119315400 gene encoding uncharacterized protein LOC119315400 isoform X1: MDRSCGPFSKHDANGKLRFDDDKEDLSDLVRNKVEFRPKFQRKQEEYEYESWGSPPTSYKEEERRLATTTPSQPHQTRSDDALDPWLKARDDGFSILNDNPRSESRSVKYINSSKNNAHGDQCKDGSSGRGIVPRPPPAKGWSTSGVPSERSGAGSEVGAEESDGGAWDGVAPGTSGAGDEVGAVPEANILSVPVDAWTCHQGVSGYRSLNPSCKLEVLNCLCDEALSSEKLRTCIDNKDRKCVATQEIKAATRKQKELKRRYDDMTKTIEGGDTANNEEANDILYQIKEAEEIKKAARNELEMLKRVHRTTPVMEDKGVKYWKLADYCNYNISIMRQEFDEENRTKNKDMWFMFTEDEHKVVEDHVTTSQLSKGFPWQYISHVHEKAVASQHSPSPVFHLRMLQ, translated from the exons ATGGATCGTTCATGTGGTCCGTTCTCTAAGCATGATGCTAATGGCAAGCTTCGCTTCGACGACGACAAAGAGGATCTATCAGATCTAGTTCGCAACAAAGTTGAGTTTCGTCCGAagtttcaaaggaagcaggaagaaTATGAGTATGAGAGTTGGGGCTCACCGCCGACTTCGTACAAGGAGGAGGAGCGCCGCCTTGCAACGACGACTCCTTCTCAACCTCATCAGACTAGATCTGATGATGCCCTAGATCCATGGCTTAAAGCGCGTGACGACGGGTTCTCTATCTTGAACGACAACCCTAGATCTGAATCTAGATCCGTGAAGTACATCAACTCCTCAAAAAACAATGCCCATGGTGACCAGTGCAAGGATGGCAGCTCCGGTCGTGGGATTGTTCCCCGTCCTCCGCCGGCAAAAGGCTGGTCTACGAGCGGCGTCCCCTCGGAGCGGAGCGGCGCCGGCTCCGAGGTGGGTGCTGAGGAGAGCGACGGCGGCGCCTGGGATGGCGTCGCCCCGGGGACGAGCGGTGCCGGCGACGAGGTTGGCGCTGTTCCGGAGGCGAACATCCTCAGCGTCCCCGTCGATGCGTGGACATGCCACCAG GGTGTATCAGGATATAGAAGTCTGAACCCTTCTTGTAAGCTGGAGGTTCTGAATTGTCTGTGTGATGAGGCATTGTCTTCTGA AAAGTTGAGGACCTGCATTGACAATAAAGATAGAAAATGTGTGGCCACACAAGAAATCAAAGCTGCAACCAGAAAG CAAAAGGAGCTAAAAAGAAGATACGATGACATGACTAAAACCATCGAAGGAGGAGATACTGCTaacaatgaggaagctaatgatatcctTTATCAAATAAAGgaagcagaagaaatcaagaaggcaGCCCGGAATG AATTAGAGATGCTGAAACGTGTTCATAGGACCACTCCTGTTATGGAAGACAAAGGAGTAAAATACTGGAAGCTGGCTGACTATTGTAATTACAATATAAGCATAATGCGTCAAG AATTCGATGAAGAAAATAGAACGAAGAACAAAGACATGTGGTTCATGTTCACTGAAGACGAACATAAAGTAGTTGAAGATCATGTAACTACAAG TCAGCTGTCAAAAGGCTTTCCTTGGCAATACATTTCACATGTTCATGAAAAAGCAGTAGCTAGCCAGCATTCACCATCACCAGTATTTCATCTGCGGATGCTTCAATGA